The Rudaeicoccus suwonensis sequence TTCACGAGGCGCCGCGCCATACCGGTCTGAGGCTGGGCGCATGGCTGAATACATCGTCGCGGGCGTGATCGCCTTCGCCCTGCTGGTGTACCTCGTGTACGCCCTGATCTACCCGGACAAATTCTGATGAGCGAGACCGTCAGCGGACTGCTGACCATTGCCGTCCTGGTTCTTGCGCTCGCCCTGGTGTATGTCCCGCTCGGCGACTACATGGCCCGTGTCTTCACCAGCGACAAGGATCTCGCGCCGGAACGGTTCGTCTACCGTCTCTGCGGCATCAATCCCCGCTCCGAACAGCGGTGGAGTCTGTATGCCGTGTCGGTGGGTGCCTTCTCGGTGGTGTCCATCGTCGTGCTGTGGGCGATGCTGCAGTTCCAGTCGCATCTGCCACTGGCGCGTGGCGCAACCATGGACTGGCACACAGCGATCAACACCGCCGTCTCCTTCGTCACCAACACCAACTGGCAGAGCTACTCCGGCGAGACCGGTGTGTCCGCGCTCGTGCAGACGCTCGGGCTGGCAACCCAGAACTTCGTCTCCGCCGCCGTCGGTCTGGCG is a genomic window containing:
- the kdpF gene encoding K(+)-transporting ATPase subunit F, with the protein product MAEYIVAGVIAFALLVYLVYALIYPDKF